From Drosophila virilis strain 15010-1051.87 chromosome X, Dvir_AGI_RSII-ME, whole genome shotgun sequence, the proteins below share one genomic window:
- the unc gene encoding uncharacterized protein unc isoform X1 — MKTKQKPTAAAATSAATSAAGSTRLTTVRQRSKEEDLIRLRQRQPQPQPQQCERERKHEAARKEREAQAQLKRAAVLRRRTPSPALASAPSTARPFSKPINDRAKPQPAKAVKQPEKIHIKPDAASTAVTYCAGPAPAAATGNGTAAATTPGSGSSSGTTDEETAKLRLQLEHLAQLSQQDFEREFRHWMTQEGIEGKMHAHLRMDLINTFNSTSLGQLLSKASATAAQVSQQQNCLLLSPIALALHTLVAEFLYEQNFHYTLSVFCSEMPHRHTLPDFEGRAEFRFNQEELQQVLTAVLGEHRETPAQFGQTLVQTYSKPKQSLLLALLKTLVGLRRTDLTQISESTMTHRTWETRTEATQTEPDVDKSRLYQTEELVAAADGRTVFIGPRVSQSLNGVEQQLSQLMHYMNALCKSCAPPVEIIPYQAFEKLLQQEILERERLLVTGQTLGPGQTAIQLPELTQVQETQVARQDGNTVLSPVGPIQLPADSPSVPKLPHLHAEQVASLAMVQQALQKFQQQTHQPQDCMYITLDRLEALVGELAGCVQTLSNVLNLAMEQEYAVGRHKGFKLGYREGFSHGHYMGVQEGMQCQKKQQHRDTSSQTQTLSAPSAMQTVATQTRRLRQRHITTNTDPLQQCLKDAASQTTPAPVPVAAAAPVPAPAPATKAAPSRSYEQWIYEMLHSHSGHIFLERVELSLNKALEQQKQRLDELFDVKLRHHAELMRLSRRQSSWRTLCRHVERDSHSSEARELVHKIFRLLEHYEAHHQLLAEKIQQTELAAEQTARIQPVWTDAEINNDVSRLPSALSRPKSKSPPVPPASTARTISASFPHSVLGLDASSTGAGPTAPPAPAAAVEPPRPQLNSVATNTNGQIKHTIADARAQVVPSFNEALLSAKNRMLQLEQESDLLEQSFLGYLERARAQKQKLNIRASCARERQQIHRTLDSFREWQRRIRREDVQLNTAIPPVASPIYSGSELDQESYQFTNAIAVARRKLFSELQATSHPVLPAAAATSPQLELELELPAMANKMLADQVQHETQHLLSRVEATLARVSQPASLQLMTAESQLGAELEADLLSSGTLSSLPDMDRVSSGGDGGDEAITPPASRKLQRSMARMHQLFGTHAEAQPPTRTDALPKPNTKPPSRPWSAPTSILNSTCPATQLAQRPHTAPSSRTEVTSPQAGGPNLLGLLDALSDVGNTTANSSSLGSNLGSNLGSNLGSSLDNRPTAMREVYAQLVSNASSASHASSSPALSHSLEFWKRMNL; from the exons atgaaaacaaagcaaaagccaactgctgctgctgcgacgaGCGCTGCGACGAGCGCTGCCGGAAGCACTCGACTGACAACCGTCAGGCAGCGCAGCAAAGAAGAAGATTTAATCAGACTGAGACAGcgccagccacagccacagccacagcaatgCGAACGCGAGCGCAAGCACGAGGCGGCCAGAAAGGAGAGAGAAGCGCAGGCGCAGCTGAAGAGAGCTGCTGTACTCAGGAGACGAACGCCGTCTCCGGCGCTGGCGTCGGCGCCGTCAACAGCGCGTCCGTTCTCAAAGCCCATCAATGACAGAGCAAAGCCGCAGCCGGCAAAAGCTGTCAAGCAGCCGGAGAAGATCCACATAAAACCAGACGCTGCCTCTACTGCTGTTACCTATTGCGCTGGCCCTGCCCCTGCTGCAGCCACAGGCAATGGCACAGCTGCCGCCACCACTCCTGGCTCCGGCTCCAGCTCCGGCACCACTGACGAGGAGACCGCGAAACTTCGACTGCAGCTAGAGCATTTGGCGCAATTGTCGCAGCAGGACTTCGAGCGTGAGTTCCGCCACTGGATGACGCAGGAGGGCATCGAGGGCAAAATGCATGCACATCTGCGCATGGATCTCATCAACACCTTCAACAGCACCTCGCTGG GCCAGCTGCTAAGCAAGGCGTCAGCGACCGCTGCACAGGTGAGCCAGCAACAGAATTGCCTGCTCCTGTCGCCCATAGCGCTGGCGCTGCACACGCTCGTCGCGGAGTTTCTCTATGAGCAGAACTTCCATTACACGCTCTCCGTTTTCTGCAGCGAGATGCCGCATCGCCATACGCTGCCCGATTTCGAGGGGCGGGCCGAGTTTCGATTTAACCAGGAAGAGCTGCAGCAGGTGCTCACTGCAGTGTTGGGCGAGCACAGGGAAACGCCGGCTCAGTTCGGGCAGACGTTAGTTCAGACTTATAGCAAACCGAagcagtcgctgctgctggcgctgctcaAAACTCTGGTGGGTTTGCGTCGCACGGATTTGACACAGATCAGCGAAAGCACAATGACACATAGGACATGGGAGACCAGGACAGAGGCCACGCAAACAGAGCCGGATGTGGACAAGAGCCGGCTGTACCAGACCGAGGAGCTAGTTGCGGCCGCCGACGGACGCACTGTGTTCATTGGACCACGCGTCTCACAGTCGCTGAACGGCGTCGAGCAGCAGCTATCCCAGCTGATGCACTACATGAACGCACTCTGTAAATCCTGTGCGCCACCTGTCGAAATAATCCCGTACCAAGCGTTTgagaagctgctgcagcaggagATACTTGAACGCGAGCGTCTGCTAGTTACTGGACAAACGCTGGGACCTGGACAGACGGCCATACAGCTGCCAGAGCTGACGCAGGTGCAGGAGACGCAGGTGGCGAGACAGGATGGCAACACAGTGTTGTCCCCGGTGGGGCCCATACAATTGCCGGCGGATTCGCCATCAGTGCCAAAGCTGCCGCACTTGCATGCGGAGCAGGTGGCCAGCCTGGCCATGGTGCAGCAAGCTCTGCAGAAATTCCAGCAGCAGACGCATCAGCCCCAGGATTGCATGTACATAACGCTGGACCGGCTGGAAGCGCTGGTGGGCGAGCTCGCCGGCTGTGTACAAACGCTGAGCAATGTGCTCAATCTGGCCATGGAGCAAGAGTACGCCGTGGGCAGGCACAAAGGCTTTAAGTTGGGCTATCGCGAGGGCTTCTCCCATGGCCACTATATGGGCGTGCAGGAGGGCATGCAGTGCCAGAAGAAACAGCAGCACCGGGACACCTCCAGCCAAACCCAAACACTGTCAGCACCAAGCGCAATGCAGACGGTCGCCACCCAAACGAGGCGACTGCGCCAGCGGCACATTACCACCAACACGGATCCCTTGCAGCAATGCTTGAAAGATGCCGCCAGCCAGACGACTCCAGCTCCAGTCCCAGTTGCGGCTGCAGCGCCCGTACCCGCTCCGGCACCCGCTACCAAAGCAGCACCGTCACGTAGCTATGAGCAATGGATCTATGAGATGCTGCACAGCCATAGTGGTCACATCTTTTTGGAGCGTGTTGAACTGTCGCTGAACAAAGCACTggaacagcaaaagcaacgccTGGATGAGCTCTTTGATGTAAAACTGCGTCATCACGCTGAACTGATGCGCCTAAGTCGCAGGCAGAGCTCCTGGCGC ACTCTGTGCCGGCATGTAGAGCGCGACTCGCACTCCTCGGAGGCCCGTGAACTAGTGCACAAGATATTTCGGCTGCTGGAGCACTACGAGGCCCATCACCAGCTGCTAGCCGAGAAGATACAGCAAACGGAATTGGCTGCCGAGCAGACAGCACGCATCCAGCCGGTATGGACCGACGCGGAGATCAACAATGATGTCAGCCGTCTACCGTCCGCATTAAGTAGACCCAAATCGAAATCGCCACCAGTACCGCCTGCATCAACAGCAAGGACAATATCCGCATCGTTTCCACACAGTGTGCTGGGCTTAGATGCGTCCTCAACTGGTGCTGGCCCGACTGCTCCGCCCGCTCCCGCAGCTGCTGTTGAACCACCAAGACCGCAGCTAAACAGTGTTGCTACCAACACCAATGGCCAGATTAAGCACACCATTGCGGATGCACGTGCACAAGTCGTGCCCAGCTTCAATGAAGCGCTGCTTAGCGCCAA AAACCGcatgctgcagctggagcaggagAGCGATCTGCTGGAACAGAGCTTCCTGGGCTATCTGGAGCGTGCGCGCGCCCAAAAACAGAAGCTCAATATCCGCGCTAGTTGTGCCCGCGAGCGCCAGCAGATTCATCGCACATTGGACAGCTTTCGGGAGTGGCAGCGACGCATACGGCGTGAGGATGTGCAGCTAAACACGGCGATTCCGCCAGTGGCATCACCCATTTACAGTGGCTCCGAGCTGGATCAGGAAAGTTATCAGTTCACCAATGCCATTGCCGTTGCCAGACGCAAACTCTTCTCAGAGCTACAGGCTACCTCACACCCAGtgctgccagcagctgcagcgacgTCTCCGCAgttggaactggagctggagctcccagcaatggcaaacaaaatgctGGCCGATCAGGTGCAGCATGAGACACAACATCTGCTGAGCCGCGTGGAGGCGACTTTGGCGCGCGTCTCCCAGCCCGCCAGCCTGCAACTGATGACCGCCGAATCGCAGCTCGGCGCTGAGCTGGAAGCTGACCTGCTAAGCAGCGGCACGCTTTCCTCGCTGCCAGACATGGACAGAGTGAGCAGTGGTGGGGATGGCGGCGATGAGGCGATAACGCCGCCCGCCAGTCGCAAATTGCAGCGTTCGATGGCCAGAATGCATCAGCTTTTTGGCACCCATGCCGAAGCACAGCCTCCGACGCGAACAGATGCTTTGCCAAAGCCTAACACGAAGCCACCATCGCGTCCTTGGAGTGCACCCACAAGTATACTGAATTCCACCTGCCCAGCCACTCAACTGGCCCAGCGGCCGCACACAGCGCCAAGCAGCCGCACTGAGGTGACTTCACCTCAAGCCGGGGGACCAAATCTTCTGGGCCTGCTGGACGCGCTAAGCGATGTTGGCAACACAACGGCTAATTCAAGCAGCCTGGGCAGCAACCTGGGAAGCAATCTGGGAAGTAATCTGGGCAGCAGCCTGGATAATCGTCCCACTGCCATGCGTGAGGTGTACGCGCAGCTGGTAAGCAATGCCTCATCCGCATCACATGCATCCTCAAGTCCGGCGCTTTCACATAGTCTGGAGTTCTGGAAACGCATGAATCTGTGA
- the unc gene encoding uncharacterized protein unc isoform X3, producing the protein MKTKQKPTAAAATSAATSAAGSTRLTTVRQRSKEEDLIRLRQRQPQPQPQQCERERKHEAARKEREAQAQLKRAAVLRRRTPSPALASAPSTARPFSKPINDRAKPQPAKAVKQPEKIHIKPDAASTAVTYCAGPAPAAATGNGTAAATTPGSGSSSGTTDEETAKLRLQLEHLAQLSQQDFEREFRHWMTQEGIEGKMHAHLRMDLINTFNSTSLGQLLSKASATAAQVSQQQNCLLLSPIALALHTLVAEFLYEQNFHYTLSVFCSEMPHRHTLPDFEGRAEFRFNQEELQQVLTAVLGEHRETPAQFGQTLVQTYSKPKQSLLLALLKTLVGLRRTDLTQISESTMTHRTWETRTEATQTEPDVDKSRLYQTEELVAAADGRTVFIGPRVSQSLNGVEQQLSQLMHYMNALCKSCAPPVEIIPYQAFEKLLQQEILERERLLVTGQTLGPGQTAIQLPELTQVQETQVARQDGNTVLSPVGPIQLPADSPSVPKLPHLHAEQVASLAMVQQALQKFQQQTHQPQDCMYITLDRLEALVGELAGCVQTLSNVLNLAMEQEYAVGRHKGFKLGYREGFSHGHYMGVQEGMQCQKKQQHRDTSSQTQTLSAPSAMQTVATQTRRLRQRHITTNTDPLQQCLKDAASQTTPAPVPVAAAAPVPAPAPATKAAPSRSYEQWIYEMLHSHSGHIFLERVELSLNKALEQQKQRLDELFDVKLRHHAELMRLSRRQSSWRTLCRHVERDSHSSEARELVHKIFRLLEHYEAHHQLLAEKIQQTELAAEQTARIQPVWTDAEINNDVSRLPSALSRPKSKSPPVPPASTARTISASFPHSVLGLDASSTGAGPTAPPAPAAAVEPPRPQLNSVATNTNGQIKHTIADARAQVVPSFNEALLSAK; encoded by the exons atgaaaacaaagcaaaagccaactgctgctgctgcgacgaGCGCTGCGACGAGCGCTGCCGGAAGCACTCGACTGACAACCGTCAGGCAGCGCAGCAAAGAAGAAGATTTAATCAGACTGAGACAGcgccagccacagccacagccacagcaatgCGAACGCGAGCGCAAGCACGAGGCGGCCAGAAAGGAGAGAGAAGCGCAGGCGCAGCTGAAGAGAGCTGCTGTACTCAGGAGACGAACGCCGTCTCCGGCGCTGGCGTCGGCGCCGTCAACAGCGCGTCCGTTCTCAAAGCCCATCAATGACAGAGCAAAGCCGCAGCCGGCAAAAGCTGTCAAGCAGCCGGAGAAGATCCACATAAAACCAGACGCTGCCTCTACTGCTGTTACCTATTGCGCTGGCCCTGCCCCTGCTGCAGCCACAGGCAATGGCACAGCTGCCGCCACCACTCCTGGCTCCGGCTCCAGCTCCGGCACCACTGACGAGGAGACCGCGAAACTTCGACTGCAGCTAGAGCATTTGGCGCAATTGTCGCAGCAGGACTTCGAGCGTGAGTTCCGCCACTGGATGACGCAGGAGGGCATCGAGGGCAAAATGCATGCACATCTGCGCATGGATCTCATCAACACCTTCAACAGCACCTCGCTGG GCCAGCTGCTAAGCAAGGCGTCAGCGACCGCTGCACAGGTGAGCCAGCAACAGAATTGCCTGCTCCTGTCGCCCATAGCGCTGGCGCTGCACACGCTCGTCGCGGAGTTTCTCTATGAGCAGAACTTCCATTACACGCTCTCCGTTTTCTGCAGCGAGATGCCGCATCGCCATACGCTGCCCGATTTCGAGGGGCGGGCCGAGTTTCGATTTAACCAGGAAGAGCTGCAGCAGGTGCTCACTGCAGTGTTGGGCGAGCACAGGGAAACGCCGGCTCAGTTCGGGCAGACGTTAGTTCAGACTTATAGCAAACCGAagcagtcgctgctgctggcgctgctcaAAACTCTGGTGGGTTTGCGTCGCACGGATTTGACACAGATCAGCGAAAGCACAATGACACATAGGACATGGGAGACCAGGACAGAGGCCACGCAAACAGAGCCGGATGTGGACAAGAGCCGGCTGTACCAGACCGAGGAGCTAGTTGCGGCCGCCGACGGACGCACTGTGTTCATTGGACCACGCGTCTCACAGTCGCTGAACGGCGTCGAGCAGCAGCTATCCCAGCTGATGCACTACATGAACGCACTCTGTAAATCCTGTGCGCCACCTGTCGAAATAATCCCGTACCAAGCGTTTgagaagctgctgcagcaggagATACTTGAACGCGAGCGTCTGCTAGTTACTGGACAAACGCTGGGACCTGGACAGACGGCCATACAGCTGCCAGAGCTGACGCAGGTGCAGGAGACGCAGGTGGCGAGACAGGATGGCAACACAGTGTTGTCCCCGGTGGGGCCCATACAATTGCCGGCGGATTCGCCATCAGTGCCAAAGCTGCCGCACTTGCATGCGGAGCAGGTGGCCAGCCTGGCCATGGTGCAGCAAGCTCTGCAGAAATTCCAGCAGCAGACGCATCAGCCCCAGGATTGCATGTACATAACGCTGGACCGGCTGGAAGCGCTGGTGGGCGAGCTCGCCGGCTGTGTACAAACGCTGAGCAATGTGCTCAATCTGGCCATGGAGCAAGAGTACGCCGTGGGCAGGCACAAAGGCTTTAAGTTGGGCTATCGCGAGGGCTTCTCCCATGGCCACTATATGGGCGTGCAGGAGGGCATGCAGTGCCAGAAGAAACAGCAGCACCGGGACACCTCCAGCCAAACCCAAACACTGTCAGCACCAAGCGCAATGCAGACGGTCGCCACCCAAACGAGGCGACTGCGCCAGCGGCACATTACCACCAACACGGATCCCTTGCAGCAATGCTTGAAAGATGCCGCCAGCCAGACGACTCCAGCTCCAGTCCCAGTTGCGGCTGCAGCGCCCGTACCCGCTCCGGCACCCGCTACCAAAGCAGCACCGTCACGTAGCTATGAGCAATGGATCTATGAGATGCTGCACAGCCATAGTGGTCACATCTTTTTGGAGCGTGTTGAACTGTCGCTGAACAAAGCACTggaacagcaaaagcaacgccTGGATGAGCTCTTTGATGTAAAACTGCGTCATCACGCTGAACTGATGCGCCTAAGTCGCAGGCAGAGCTCCTGGCGC ACTCTGTGCCGGCATGTAGAGCGCGACTCGCACTCCTCGGAGGCCCGTGAACTAGTGCACAAGATATTTCGGCTGCTGGAGCACTACGAGGCCCATCACCAGCTGCTAGCCGAGAAGATACAGCAAACGGAATTGGCTGCCGAGCAGACAGCACGCATCCAGCCGGTATGGACCGACGCGGAGATCAACAATGATGTCAGCCGTCTACCGTCCGCATTAAGTAGACCCAAATCGAAATCGCCACCAGTACCGCCTGCATCAACAGCAAGGACAATATCCGCATCGTTTCCACACAGTGTGCTGGGCTTAGATGCGTCCTCAACTGGTGCTGGCCCGACTGCTCCGCCCGCTCCCGCAGCTGCTGTTGAACCACCAAGACCGCAGCTAAACAGTGTTGCTACCAACACCAATGGCCAGATTAAGCACACCATTGCGGATGCACGTGCACAAGTCGTGCCCAGCTTCAATGAAGCGCTGCTTAGCGCCAAGTAG
- the unc gene encoding uncharacterized protein unc isoform X2, with product MHICAWISSTPSTAPRWLLSKASATAAQVSQQQNCLLLSPIALALHTLVAEFLYEQNFHYTLSVFCSEMPHRHTLPDFEGRAEFRFNQEELQQVLTAVLGEHRETPAQFGQTLVQTYSKPKQSLLLALLKTLVGLRRTDLTQISESTMTHRTWETRTEATQTEPDVDKSRLYQTEELVAAADGRTVFIGPRVSQSLNGVEQQLSQLMHYMNALCKSCAPPVEIIPYQAFEKLLQQEILERERLLVTGQTLGPGQTAIQLPELTQVQETQVARQDGNTVLSPVGPIQLPADSPSVPKLPHLHAEQVASLAMVQQALQKFQQQTHQPQDCMYITLDRLEALVGELAGCVQTLSNVLNLAMEQEYAVGRHKGFKLGYREGFSHGHYMGVQEGMQCQKKQQHRDTSSQTQTLSAPSAMQTVATQTRRLRQRHITTNTDPLQQCLKDAASQTTPAPVPVAAAAPVPAPAPATKAAPSRSYEQWIYEMLHSHSGHIFLERVELSLNKALEQQKQRLDELFDVKLRHHAELMRLSRRQSSWRTLCRHVERDSHSSEARELVHKIFRLLEHYEAHHQLLAEKIQQTELAAEQTARIQPVWTDAEINNDVSRLPSALSRPKSKSPPVPPASTARTISASFPHSVLGLDASSTGAGPTAPPAPAAAVEPPRPQLNSVATNTNGQIKHTIADARAQVVPSFNEALLSAKNRMLQLEQESDLLEQSFLGYLERARAQKQKLNIRASCARERQQIHRTLDSFREWQRRIRREDVQLNTAIPPVASPIYSGSELDQESYQFTNAIAVARRKLFSELQATSHPVLPAAAATSPQLELELELPAMANKMLADQVQHETQHLLSRVEATLARVSQPASLQLMTAESQLGAELEADLLSSGTLSSLPDMDRVSSGGDGGDEAITPPASRKLQRSMARMHQLFGTHAEAQPPTRTDALPKPNTKPPSRPWSAPTSILNSTCPATQLAQRPHTAPSSRTEVTSPQAGGPNLLGLLDALSDVGNTTANSSSLGSNLGSNLGSNLGSSLDNRPTAMREVYAQLVSNASSASHASSSPALSHSLEFWKRMNL from the exons ATGCACATCTGCGCATGGATCTCATCAACACCTTCAACAGCACCTCGCTGG CTGCTAAGCAAGGCGTCAGCGACCGCTGCACAGGTGAGCCAGCAACAGAATTGCCTGCTCCTGTCGCCCATAGCGCTGGCGCTGCACACGCTCGTCGCGGAGTTTCTCTATGAGCAGAACTTCCATTACACGCTCTCCGTTTTCTGCAGCGAGATGCCGCATCGCCATACGCTGCCCGATTTCGAGGGGCGGGCCGAGTTTCGATTTAACCAGGAAGAGCTGCAGCAGGTGCTCACTGCAGTGTTGGGCGAGCACAGGGAAACGCCGGCTCAGTTCGGGCAGACGTTAGTTCAGACTTATAGCAAACCGAagcagtcgctgctgctggcgctgctcaAAACTCTGGTGGGTTTGCGTCGCACGGATTTGACACAGATCAGCGAAAGCACAATGACACATAGGACATGGGAGACCAGGACAGAGGCCACGCAAACAGAGCCGGATGTGGACAAGAGCCGGCTGTACCAGACCGAGGAGCTAGTTGCGGCCGCCGACGGACGCACTGTGTTCATTGGACCACGCGTCTCACAGTCGCTGAACGGCGTCGAGCAGCAGCTATCCCAGCTGATGCACTACATGAACGCACTCTGTAAATCCTGTGCGCCACCTGTCGAAATAATCCCGTACCAAGCGTTTgagaagctgctgcagcaggagATACTTGAACGCGAGCGTCTGCTAGTTACTGGACAAACGCTGGGACCTGGACAGACGGCCATACAGCTGCCAGAGCTGACGCAGGTGCAGGAGACGCAGGTGGCGAGACAGGATGGCAACACAGTGTTGTCCCCGGTGGGGCCCATACAATTGCCGGCGGATTCGCCATCAGTGCCAAAGCTGCCGCACTTGCATGCGGAGCAGGTGGCCAGCCTGGCCATGGTGCAGCAAGCTCTGCAGAAATTCCAGCAGCAGACGCATCAGCCCCAGGATTGCATGTACATAACGCTGGACCGGCTGGAAGCGCTGGTGGGCGAGCTCGCCGGCTGTGTACAAACGCTGAGCAATGTGCTCAATCTGGCCATGGAGCAAGAGTACGCCGTGGGCAGGCACAAAGGCTTTAAGTTGGGCTATCGCGAGGGCTTCTCCCATGGCCACTATATGGGCGTGCAGGAGGGCATGCAGTGCCAGAAGAAACAGCAGCACCGGGACACCTCCAGCCAAACCCAAACACTGTCAGCACCAAGCGCAATGCAGACGGTCGCCACCCAAACGAGGCGACTGCGCCAGCGGCACATTACCACCAACACGGATCCCTTGCAGCAATGCTTGAAAGATGCCGCCAGCCAGACGACTCCAGCTCCAGTCCCAGTTGCGGCTGCAGCGCCCGTACCCGCTCCGGCACCCGCTACCAAAGCAGCACCGTCACGTAGCTATGAGCAATGGATCTATGAGATGCTGCACAGCCATAGTGGTCACATCTTTTTGGAGCGTGTTGAACTGTCGCTGAACAAAGCACTggaacagcaaaagcaacgccTGGATGAGCTCTTTGATGTAAAACTGCGTCATCACGCTGAACTGATGCGCCTAAGTCGCAGGCAGAGCTCCTGGCGC ACTCTGTGCCGGCATGTAGAGCGCGACTCGCACTCCTCGGAGGCCCGTGAACTAGTGCACAAGATATTTCGGCTGCTGGAGCACTACGAGGCCCATCACCAGCTGCTAGCCGAGAAGATACAGCAAACGGAATTGGCTGCCGAGCAGACAGCACGCATCCAGCCGGTATGGACCGACGCGGAGATCAACAATGATGTCAGCCGTCTACCGTCCGCATTAAGTAGACCCAAATCGAAATCGCCACCAGTACCGCCTGCATCAACAGCAAGGACAATATCCGCATCGTTTCCACACAGTGTGCTGGGCTTAGATGCGTCCTCAACTGGTGCTGGCCCGACTGCTCCGCCCGCTCCCGCAGCTGCTGTTGAACCACCAAGACCGCAGCTAAACAGTGTTGCTACCAACACCAATGGCCAGATTAAGCACACCATTGCGGATGCACGTGCACAAGTCGTGCCCAGCTTCAATGAAGCGCTGCTTAGCGCCAA AAACCGcatgctgcagctggagcaggagAGCGATCTGCTGGAACAGAGCTTCCTGGGCTATCTGGAGCGTGCGCGCGCCCAAAAACAGAAGCTCAATATCCGCGCTAGTTGTGCCCGCGAGCGCCAGCAGATTCATCGCACATTGGACAGCTTTCGGGAGTGGCAGCGACGCATACGGCGTGAGGATGTGCAGCTAAACACGGCGATTCCGCCAGTGGCATCACCCATTTACAGTGGCTCCGAGCTGGATCAGGAAAGTTATCAGTTCACCAATGCCATTGCCGTTGCCAGACGCAAACTCTTCTCAGAGCTACAGGCTACCTCACACCCAGtgctgccagcagctgcagcgacgTCTCCGCAgttggaactggagctggagctcccagcaatggcaaacaaaatgctGGCCGATCAGGTGCAGCATGAGACACAACATCTGCTGAGCCGCGTGGAGGCGACTTTGGCGCGCGTCTCCCAGCCCGCCAGCCTGCAACTGATGACCGCCGAATCGCAGCTCGGCGCTGAGCTGGAAGCTGACCTGCTAAGCAGCGGCACGCTTTCCTCGCTGCCAGACATGGACAGAGTGAGCAGTGGTGGGGATGGCGGCGATGAGGCGATAACGCCGCCCGCCAGTCGCAAATTGCAGCGTTCGATGGCCAGAATGCATCAGCTTTTTGGCACCCATGCCGAAGCACAGCCTCCGACGCGAACAGATGCTTTGCCAAAGCCTAACACGAAGCCACCATCGCGTCCTTGGAGTGCACCCACAAGTATACTGAATTCCACCTGCCCAGCCACTCAACTGGCCCAGCGGCCGCACACAGCGCCAAGCAGCCGCACTGAGGTGACTTCACCTCAAGCCGGGGGACCAAATCTTCTGGGCCTGCTGGACGCGCTAAGCGATGTTGGCAACACAACGGCTAATTCAAGCAGCCTGGGCAGCAACCTGGGAAGCAATCTGGGAAGTAATCTGGGCAGCAGCCTGGATAATCGTCCCACTGCCATGCGTGAGGTGTACGCGCAGCTGGTAAGCAATGCCTCATCCGCATCACATGCATCCTCAAGTCCGGCGCTTTCACATAGTCTGGAGTTCTGGAAACGCATGAATCTGTGA